A window of the Polypterus senegalus isolate Bchr_013 chromosome 4, ASM1683550v1, whole genome shotgun sequence genome harbors these coding sequences:
- the LOC120528674 gene encoding C-type lectin domain family 4 member E-like produces MKQNYSINEQQLMQLRMQCDSLNREHSNLSEYQKALQMNLSSLQSLYFNLSANHTKLLSYYSALTQENAEFSAIIEKLNKQCPISNSSSQSRTRYVCPQSWMLFNSKCYLFSSNMLTWAEGLDGCRQNGAHLVIIESEQEQAFLLNELSKQSPQKPYWIGLNDIATEGQFFWVDNKRLDPSKSFWGVNWDGSKEPDNWRNQEDCVQIQKTTTCSGWYDVRCSDINNVICEREAEGIAL; encoded by the exons ATGAAACAGAACTATTCTATCAATGAGCAACAACTGATGCAGCTGAGAATGCAATGTGACTCTTTAAATAGAGAGCATAGTAACCTATCAGAGTACCAGAAAGCTCTGCAGATGAACCTTTCCAGCCTGCAGTCTCTCTATTTCAACCTGTCTGCAAATCACACCAAACTGCTGTCCTATTATTCCGCACTGACCCAGGAGAATGCTGAGTTTTCTGCAATAATTGAAAAGCTGAATAAACAATGTCCAATATCAAATTCATCTTCTCAAA GCAGGACTCGTTATGTTTGTCCACAGAGCTGGATGTTGTTCAACTCAAAGTGTTACCTTTTCTCCAGTAATATGCTAACCTGGGCAGAAGGCCTTGATGGCTGCAGACAAAATGGGGCACACCTGGTGATCATAGAGAGTGAACAAGAGCAG gcatttttattaaatgagTTGAGCAAACAAAGTCCCCAGAAGCCTTACTGGATTGGACTGAATGACATTGCTACTGAAGGACAATTTTTCTGGGTGGATAACAAACGTCTGGACCCAAGCAAAAG CTTCTGGGGTGTGAATTGGGATGGATCAAAGGAGCCAGATAACTGGAGAAATCAAGAAGACTGTGTGCAAATACAGAAAACCACTACTTGTAGTGGCTGGTATGATGTCCGCTGTTCAGACATAAACAATGTTATCTGTGAAAGAGAAGCAGAAGGAATTGCACTGTGA